The proteins below are encoded in one region of Tessaracoccus aquimaris:
- a CDS encoding restriction endonuclease subunit S, with amino-acid sequence MSRIDDLLAELAPSGVTHRQLGEVAEYSPSRVDAAILDSTTFVGVDSLLPNKAGRVPAAYSPNTDRLTSYKPGDILIGNIRPYLKKIWLADNSGGCSGDVLCLRIKSSFGGQVEPDFLFYLLSSDRFFHFDMKHAKGAKMPRGDKAAILTFEIPLPPLEVQREIVRILDQFTQLEAELKAALPI; translated from the coding sequence GTGAGTCGCATCGACGATCTCCTCGCAGAATTGGCGCCAAGCGGGGTCACCCATCGTCAGCTGGGCGAAGTTGCAGAGTACTCTCCTTCAAGGGTTGATGCTGCAATCCTGGATTCCACCACATTTGTCGGTGTCGATAGCCTGCTGCCAAACAAAGCCGGCCGTGTCCCGGCCGCGTATTCACCAAATACGGATCGCCTGACCTCGTACAAGCCTGGCGATATCCTAATCGGGAATATTCGTCCATATCTTAAGAAGATATGGCTTGCTGACAATAGTGGCGGGTGTAGCGGTGATGTACTCTGCCTCCGTATAAAGAGCTCTTTTGGTGGGCAAGTTGAACCGGACTTCCTGTTTTATTTACTATCATCGGATCGATTCTTCCACTTTGATATGAAGCATGCTAAAGGCGCAAAGATGCCGCGGGGTGATAAAGCCGCCATCTTGACCTTCGAAATCCCCTTGCCTCCGCTCGAGGTGCAGCGGGAGATCGTGAGAATACTGGATCAGTTCACCCAACTGGAAGCGGAGCTTAAAGCGGCTCTTCCCATTTGA
- a CDS encoding IS256 family transposase, with protein sequence MIDPVTGEIIDQQQIAEQLLAQAKEQGVSLVGPGGLLGGLTKTVLETALEAEMTEHLGYEKHASSNGENARNGTRSKTVLTEVGAVEIDVPRDRDGSFQPKIVRKRQRRLDGIDEIVLSLTARGLTTGEVAAHFDDVYGASVSKDTISKITDKVIEEMTEWQNRPLDRVYPVVFIDAIVVKVRDGQVRNKPFYVAVGVTTAGERDILGIWAGDVGEGAKFWLGVLTEIKNRGVEDVCIVVCDGLKGLPESITTTWELAVVQTCIIHLIRNTFRFASRKYWDQIARDLRPVYTAPTEAAAKARFEEFAEKWCTMYPAIRKLWENAWTEFIPFLDYDVEIRRIICSTNAIESLNARYRRAVRARGHFPNDAAALKCLYLVTRSLDPTGRGRARWVTRWKPALNAFAITFEGRIN encoded by the coding sequence ATGATCGATCCTGTGACGGGAGAGATCATCGATCAGCAACAGATCGCCGAGCAGCTGCTTGCGCAGGCGAAGGAGCAGGGCGTCAGCCTCGTGGGGCCGGGAGGCCTGCTGGGCGGGCTGACGAAGACCGTGCTCGAGACCGCGCTCGAGGCGGAGATGACCGAGCATCTCGGCTATGAGAAGCACGCGTCATCGAACGGCGAGAACGCGCGCAACGGGACCCGGTCCAAGACCGTGCTCACCGAGGTCGGTGCCGTCGAGATCGACGTGCCGAGAGATCGTGACGGGTCGTTCCAGCCGAAGATCGTGCGCAAGCGGCAGCGGCGGTTGGACGGGATCGACGAGATTGTCCTGTCGCTGACCGCGCGCGGGCTGACGACTGGTGAGGTCGCGGCGCACTTCGACGACGTCTACGGGGCGAGTGTCAGCAAGGACACGATCTCGAAGATCACCGACAAGGTGATCGAGGAGATGACCGAGTGGCAGAACCGTCCACTGGACCGGGTCTACCCGGTGGTGTTCATCGACGCGATCGTGGTGAAGGTCCGGGACGGGCAGGTGCGCAACAAGCCGTTCTACGTCGCCGTCGGCGTCACCACGGCCGGGGAGCGCGACATCCTCGGGATCTGGGCCGGCGATGTCGGCGAGGGCGCGAAGTTCTGGCTGGGCGTGCTCACCGAGATCAAGAACCGCGGTGTCGAGGACGTGTGCATCGTGGTCTGCGACGGGCTGAAGGGCTTGCCGGAGTCGATCACCACGACGTGGGAGCTCGCGGTCGTGCAGACGTGCATTATCCACCTGATCCGCAACACGTTCCGCTTCGCGTCGCGCAAGTACTGGGACCAGATCGCCCGTGACCTGCGCCCTGTCTACACCGCGCCGACCGAAGCCGCCGCGAAGGCGAGGTTCGAGGAGTTCGCCGAGAAGTGGTGCACGATGTATCCCGCGATCCGCAAGCTCTGGGAGAACGCCTGGACGGAGTTCATCCCGTTCCTGGACTACGACGTCGAGATCCGCCGCATCATCTGCAGCACCAACGCGATCGAGTCCCTCAACGCCCGCTACCGCCGCGCGGTCAGGGCGCGTGGGCACTTCCCGAACGACGCCGCCGCGTTGAAGTGCCTCTACCTCGTGACTCGGTCGCTTGACCCCACCGGCAGGGGTCGGGCACGCTGGGTGACGAGGTGGAAGCCCGCACTCAACGCCTTCGCGATCACCTTCGAAGGCCGAATCAACTGA